A section of the Vibrio vulnificus CMCP6 genome encodes:
- the trkA gene encoding Trk system potassium transporter TrkA translates to MKIIILGAGQVGGTLAENLVGENNDITIVDKDGDRLRELQDKYDLRVVNGHASHPDVLHEAGAQDADMLVAVTNTDETNMAACQVAFTLFNTPNRIARIRSPQYLAQKEALFKSGAIPVDHLIAPEELVTSYIERLIQYPGALQVVSFAEEKVSLVAVKAYYGGPLVGNALSALREHMPHIDTRVAAIFRQGRPIRPQGTTIIEADDEVFFVAASNHIRSVMSELQRLEKPYRRIMIVGGGNIGASLAKRLEQTYSVKLIERNLQRAEKLSEELENTIVFCGDAADQELLTEENIDQVDVFIALTNEDETNIMSAMLAKRMGAKKVMVLIQRGAYVDLVQGGVIDVAISPQQATISALLTHVRRADIVNVSSLRRGAAEAIEAVAHGDESNSKVVGRAVGDIKLPPGTTIGAIVRGEEVLIAHDRTVIEQDDHVVMFLVDKKYVPDVEALFQPSPFFL, encoded by the coding sequence ATGAAAATCATTATTCTTGGTGCAGGTCAGGTGGGTGGCACACTGGCAGAAAACCTGGTTGGCGAAAACAACGACATCACCATCGTCGATAAGGATGGCGATCGCCTCAGAGAGCTGCAGGATAAATATGACTTGCGAGTGGTGAATGGCCATGCCAGTCACCCAGACGTATTGCATGAAGCAGGCGCACAAGATGCCGATATGCTGGTGGCCGTGACCAATACCGATGAAACCAACATGGCAGCCTGTCAGGTCGCCTTTACTCTGTTTAACACCCCAAACCGCATTGCTCGCATCCGTTCGCCACAATATTTGGCGCAAAAAGAAGCACTGTTTAAATCCGGCGCGATTCCTGTCGATCATTTGATTGCCCCCGAGGAGCTGGTGACCAGCTACATTGAACGTTTGATTCAATACCCTGGTGCATTGCAAGTGGTGAGCTTTGCGGAAGAAAAAGTCAGCCTCGTTGCCGTAAAAGCTTACTATGGCGGCCCGTTGGTGGGTAACGCACTTTCTGCCTTACGCGAACACATGCCTCACATTGATACCCGTGTTGCCGCGATTTTCCGCCAAGGCCGTCCGATTCGTCCTCAAGGCACCACCATCATTGAAGCCGATGATGAAGTCTTTTTCGTTGCCGCCAGTAACCACATTCGCTCTGTGATGAGCGAGTTACAGCGACTGGAAAAACCTTATCGCCGTATCATGATCGTCGGCGGTGGTAACATCGGCGCCAGCTTAGCCAAGCGTTTAGAACAAACCTATAGCGTAAAGCTGATTGAGCGCAACCTACAGCGAGCAGAAAAGCTGTCAGAAGAGTTGGAAAACACCATCGTGTTTTGTGGTGATGCTGCCGATCAAGAGCTACTGACGGAAGAAAACATCGACCAGGTCGACGTCTTTATCGCCCTCACCAACGAGGACGAAACCAACATCATGTCGGCGATGTTGGCCAAACGCATGGGTGCCAAAAAAGTGATGGTGCTGATCCAGCGTGGTGCTTACGTCGATCTAGTGCAAGGCGGCGTGATTGATGTGGCCATTTCACCTCAACAAGCGACCATTTCAGCGCTATTGACCCACGTTCGTCGTGCCGACATCGTTAACGTATCGTCTCTACGCCGCGGCGCTGCTGAAGCAATTGAAGCGGTTGCACACGGTGATGAAAGCAACTCGAAAGTGGTGGGCCGCGCCGTTGGCGACATCAAACTGCCACCGGGTACCACCATTGGTGCGATTGTGCGTGGTGAAGAGGTGCTCATTGCCCATGACCGCACCGTGATTGAACAAGATGATCACGTGGTGATGTTCTTGGTCGATAAGAAATACGTACCAGACGTCGAAGCCTTGTTCCAGCCGAGCCCATTCTTCCTCTAG